From a single Paraburkholderia youngii genomic region:
- the paaD gene encoding 1,2-phenylacetyl-CoA epoxidase subunit PaaD has protein sequence MTTSTATTATTDPALTRAWSVLEAVPDPEIPVVSIRELGILRDVRRAADGALEVVITPTYSGCPAMSQIAEDIGRALEAAQLTPYRVATVLAPAWTTDWITAEAREKLRVYGIAPPTGNCGSAAHASAAPQEKVLRFVPRALPAPACPRCGSAHTERLAQFGSTACKALYRCLDCREPFDYFKPY, from the coding sequence ATGACGACCTCGACCGCCACCACCGCCACGACCGATCCCGCGCTCACCCGCGCGTGGAGCGTGCTCGAAGCGGTACCCGACCCGGAGATCCCGGTGGTCTCGATCCGCGAGCTCGGCATCCTGCGCGACGTGCGACGCGCCGCGGACGGCGCGCTCGAGGTCGTGATCACGCCGACCTACTCGGGCTGCCCGGCGATGTCGCAGATTGCCGAAGACATCGGCCGTGCGCTCGAGGCCGCGCAGCTCACGCCCTACCGCGTCGCCACCGTGCTCGCGCCGGCGTGGACCACCGACTGGATCACCGCCGAGGCGCGCGAAAAACTGCGCGTCTACGGCATCGCGCCGCCCACGGGCAACTGCGGTTCGGCCGCCCACGCGAGCGCCGCGCCGCAGGAGAAAGTCCTGCGCTTCGTGCCGCGCGCGCTGCCGGCACCGGCCTGCCCGCGCTGCGGCTCCGCACACACCGAGCGGCTCGCGCAGTTCGGCTCGACCGCCTGCAAGGCCCTGTATCGCTGCCTCGACTGCCGCGAACCCTTCGACTACTTCAAACCGTACTGA
- the paaC gene encoding 1,2-phenylacetyl-CoA epoxidase subunit PaaC, whose amino-acid sequence MSITPEHLQYVLRLADTALILGQRNSEWCGHGPILEEDIALSNMSLDLIGQARLLYTHAATLEQQLTGRQRSEDDYAYFRAEREFANYTLAELPHYGPLAGTAQAQKDYAVTIVRNFLYATLMMRLWGALTGSADEQLAAIAAKSVKETQYHVHHAGEWLIRFGDGTDESHRRAQAALDYLMPYTYEFFSADAVEDAIAAAGVGPRTSTLEAAWLDDVRATLDAATLTLPAALRHVSTGKHGEHSEHMGFVLAEMQSLARQHPGASW is encoded by the coding sequence ATGTCCATCACGCCCGAACATCTGCAGTACGTGCTGCGCCTCGCCGATACCGCGCTGATCCTCGGTCAGCGCAACAGCGAGTGGTGCGGCCACGGCCCGATCCTCGAAGAGGACATCGCGCTGTCGAACATGAGCCTCGACCTGATCGGCCAGGCGCGCCTGCTGTACACGCACGCGGCCACGCTCGAGCAGCAGCTCACCGGCCGTCAGCGCAGCGAGGACGACTACGCGTACTTCCGCGCCGAGCGCGAATTCGCGAACTACACGCTCGCCGAGCTGCCGCACTACGGGCCGCTCGCCGGCACCGCGCAGGCGCAGAAGGACTACGCGGTGACGATCGTGCGCAACTTCCTGTACGCGACGCTGATGATGCGTCTGTGGGGCGCGCTGACGGGCTCCGCCGACGAACAGCTCGCCGCGATCGCCGCGAAGTCGGTCAAGGAAACGCAGTACCACGTGCATCACGCGGGCGAGTGGCTGATCCGTTTCGGCGACGGCACCGACGAATCGCACCGTCGCGCGCAGGCCGCGCTCGACTATCTGATGCCGTACACGTACGAGTTCTTCAGCGCGGACGCGGTGGAAGACGCGATCGCCGCGGCGGGCGTCGGCCCGCGCACCTCGACGCTGGAAGCCGCATGGCTCGACGACGTGCGCGCCACGCTCGACGCGGCCACGCTGACGCTGCCCGCGGCGCTGCGGCACGTGAGCACCGGCAAGCACGGCGAGCATTCGGAGCACATGGGTTTCGTGCTCGCCGAAATGCAGAGCCTCGCGCGCCAGCATCCGGGCGCGAGCTGGTGA
- the paaB gene encoding 1,2-phenylacetyl-CoA epoxidase subunit PaaB, with the protein MNREWPIWEVFVRSKQGLDHKHCGSLHAADAPMALRMARDVYTRRQEGVSIWVVPSAAITASAPDEKAELFEPAGDKIYRHPTFYTLPDEVNHM; encoded by the coding sequence ATGAACAGGGAATGGCCGATTTGGGAAGTGTTCGTGCGCAGCAAGCAGGGACTCGACCACAAGCACTGCGGCAGTCTGCACGCGGCCGACGCGCCGATGGCGCTGCGCATGGCGCGCGACGTCTACACGCGCCGCCAGGAAGGCGTGAGCATCTGGGTGGTGCCGTCCGCGGCGATCACCGCCTCGGCGCCCGACGAGAAGGCCGAGCTGTTCGAACCGGCGGGCGACAAGATCTATCGTCACCCGACGTTCTACACGCTGCCCGACGAAGTCAACCACATGTAA
- the paaA gene encoding 1,2-phenylacetyl-CoA epoxidase subunit PaaA — MYTQSLDIPGHVAPLDADANSPEQARFDAVMAADGKIEPQDWMPDAYRKTLVRQISQHAHSEIVGMLPEGNWITRAPSLKRKAILIAKVQDEAGHGLYLYSAAETLGVSREQLIDALHAGKAKYSSIFNYPTPTWADVGVIGWLVDGAAIMNQIPLCRCTYGPYARAMIRICKEESFHQRQGFDALLAMMAGTAAQRELMQQAVNRWWWPVLMMFGPSDRDSVHSNQSAQWGIKRITNDDLRQKFVDATVEQAKVLGVTLPDAQLKWNAARGHYDYGDIDWEEFWRVVNGDGPCNRERLATRVKAHEDGAWVREAALAHADKQRQRAQQHAA; from the coding sequence ATGTACACCCAATCCCTCGATATCCCCGGCCACGTCGCCCCGCTGGACGCGGACGCGAATTCGCCCGAACAGGCGCGCTTCGACGCGGTCATGGCCGCCGACGGCAAGATCGAGCCGCAGGACTGGATGCCCGACGCGTACCGCAAGACGCTGGTGCGGCAGATCTCGCAGCACGCGCACTCGGAGATCGTCGGCATGCTGCCCGAGGGCAACTGGATCACGCGCGCGCCGAGCCTGAAGCGCAAGGCGATCCTGATCGCCAAGGTGCAGGACGAAGCCGGCCACGGGCTCTATCTGTATAGCGCCGCCGAAACGCTCGGCGTGTCGCGCGAGCAGCTGATCGACGCGCTGCACGCGGGCAAGGCCAAGTATTCGAGCATCTTCAACTACCCGACGCCCACCTGGGCCGACGTCGGCGTGATCGGCTGGCTGGTCGACGGCGCGGCGATCATGAACCAGATCCCGCTGTGCCGCTGCACCTACGGGCCGTACGCCCGCGCGATGATCCGCATCTGCAAGGAAGAGTCGTTCCACCAGCGCCAGGGGTTCGATGCGCTGCTCGCGATGATGGCCGGCACCGCCGCGCAGCGCGAGCTCATGCAGCAGGCGGTGAACCGCTGGTGGTGGCCGGTGCTGATGATGTTCGGCCCGAGCGACAGGGACTCGGTGCACAGCAACCAGTCGGCGCAATGGGGCATCAAGCGCATCACCAACGACGACCTGCGCCAGAAATTCGTCGACGCGACCGTCGAGCAGGCGAAGGTGCTCGGCGTCACGCTGCCCGATGCGCAGCTCAAATGGAACGCGGCGCGCGGCCACTACGACTACGGCGACATCGACTGGGAAGAGTTCTGGCGCGTCGTCAATGGCGACGGCCCGTGCAACCGCGAGCGCCTCGCCACGCGCGTGAAGGCCCATGAAGACGGCGCCTGGGTGCGCGAAGCCGCGCTCGCCCATGCCGACAAGCAGCGCCAGCGCGCGCAACAGCACGCCGCCTGA
- a CDS encoding zinc-dependent alcohol dehydrogenase family protein produces MSRTVRFTEAGAPEVLRFVEESVRGPGRGEVRINVKAIGLNRAEAMWRTDRYIEPVRFPAGLGYEAAGIVDAVGEGVVNFAPGDEVSVIPSFSMNQYFTYGEVIIVPDHAVVRHPKSLSFAEAASVWMMFVTAYGALIEDARVGAGDHVVVPAASSSVGLAAIQLANYSGATSIAVTRHAGKRQQLLDAGAAHVIVTDESDLVEEIMRITDGKGARVAFDPVGGPNFAKLIEALSFQGIAYLYGALDERATTLPVLQMIARMNSVKAHNIWLTSGDPTRRKAAVEFVLKGLGSGSLKPVIDRTFAFDEIVDAHRYLETNGQFGKIVVTV; encoded by the coding sequence ATGTCACGGACTGTCAGATTTACCGAGGCCGGTGCGCCCGAAGTGCTTCGATTCGTCGAAGAATCGGTCCGCGGCCCAGGCCGCGGTGAAGTTCGGATCAATGTGAAGGCGATCGGTCTCAATCGCGCGGAAGCGATGTGGCGCACCGACCGGTACATCGAACCGGTGCGCTTTCCGGCTGGGCTCGGGTACGAGGCGGCCGGCATCGTCGATGCGGTGGGCGAGGGCGTCGTCAATTTCGCGCCCGGAGACGAGGTCAGTGTGATCCCGTCGTTCTCGATGAATCAGTACTTCACCTACGGCGAAGTCATCATCGTGCCGGACCATGCGGTTGTCAGGCATCCGAAGTCGCTTTCCTTCGCCGAGGCCGCTTCGGTGTGGATGATGTTCGTCACCGCTTATGGCGCGCTGATCGAAGATGCGAGGGTAGGCGCCGGCGACCATGTCGTCGTGCCGGCCGCTTCGAGCAGCGTTGGACTGGCGGCGATCCAGCTGGCGAATTACTCGGGGGCGACGTCGATCGCGGTCACGCGCCATGCCGGCAAGAGACAGCAGTTGCTCGACGCGGGTGCCGCCCACGTGATAGTGACGGACGAGTCGGACCTTGTCGAAGAGATCATGCGGATCACGGATGGAAAGGGGGCTCGCGTCGCATTCGATCCGGTCGGCGGCCCGAACTTCGCGAAACTGATCGAGGCGCTGTCGTTCCAGGGGATCGCGTATCTGTACGGCGCGCTCGACGAGCGTGCTACGACGCTGCCTGTGCTGCAGATGATCGCCAGGATGAATTCCGTGAAGGCGCACAACATCTGGCTAACGAGTGGCGATCCGACGCGCCGGAAGGCCGCGGTGGAGTTCGTGCTCAAGGGCCTCGGAAGCGGCTCGCTGAAGCCGGTCATCGATCGCACCTTTGCGTTCGACGAGATCGTCGACGCGCACCGCTACCTCGAAACCAACGGGCAGTTCGGCAAGATCGTGGTAACGGTGTAG
- a CDS encoding Acg family FMN-binding oxidoreductase, translated as MSDAAQHDAWEIGEPHFPASTPVEQQLRFALHYAVLAPSNHNTQPWRFIVDGETVQICADRMRALPVVDPFDRELLMSCGAALFNLRVALCRLGLAYAITLFPAEADPDIVALVRVSRDGPRDPHLHDLFDALTERVTTRAPFVDNPVPAALQRKFSDGCDDEGALACCVEQKAAREALARLIADADRAQFADPRFRRELASWIHPRRRDDGMPAYGTAVGALLDFAAPLVSLAVRVFDAGAGQPATHQHLVDGSPLMVGIATMRDDREAWLAAGQALERMLLVAASAGLTASYLNQPIEVDALRERLRTLLRTDAFPQLLLRVGRGPRVRHAPRRPLADVVS; from the coding sequence ATGAGCGATGCCGCGCAACATGATGCCTGGGAAATCGGTGAACCGCACTTCCCCGCCTCCACGCCTGTGGAACAGCAATTGCGCTTTGCGCTGCACTACGCGGTACTCGCGCCGTCGAATCACAACACGCAACCGTGGCGGTTCATCGTCGACGGCGAGACCGTACAGATCTGCGCCGACCGCATGCGCGCGCTTCCCGTGGTCGATCCTTTCGATCGCGAACTTCTGATGAGCTGCGGCGCGGCTTTGTTCAATCTTCGCGTGGCGCTGTGCCGACTCGGCCTCGCTTATGCGATCACACTGTTTCCAGCGGAAGCGGACCCCGACATCGTGGCGCTCGTACGCGTGTCGCGCGACGGGCCTCGCGACCCGCACCTGCATGATCTTTTCGACGCGCTGACGGAGCGCGTGACGACGCGTGCGCCGTTCGTCGATAACCCTGTGCCCGCCGCACTGCAACGCAAGTTCAGCGACGGCTGCGACGACGAGGGCGCGCTTGCCTGCTGCGTGGAGCAGAAAGCCGCGCGCGAGGCGCTCGCGCGCCTGATCGCCGATGCGGATCGAGCGCAGTTCGCTGACCCGCGTTTCAGGCGCGAACTCGCCAGCTGGATTCACCCGCGGCGACGCGACGATGGCATGCCCGCTTACGGTACCGCTGTCGGCGCGCTGCTCGATTTCGCGGCGCCGCTCGTCAGCCTGGCCGTCCGGGTGTTCGATGCTGGCGCGGGCCAGCCGGCCACGCACCAGCACCTCGTGGATGGCTCGCCGCTGATGGTCGGCATCGCGACGATGCGCGACGACCGCGAGGCATGGCTCGCGGCGGGACAGGCGCTCGAACGCATGTTGCTGGTCGCGGCATCGGCGGGATTGACCGCTTCGTACCTGAACCAGCCGATCGAAGTGGACGCGCTGCGCGAGCGGCTCCGGACGCTGCTGCGCACGGACGCGTTTCCGCAGCTTCTGCTTCGCGTTGGGCGCGGCCCGCGCGTCCGTCATGCGCCGAGGCGGCCGCTCGCCGATGTGGTCTCCTGA
- a CDS encoding response regulator — MIKVLLADDHTLVRDGLRHILQQANGFEVAGEACDSATTIALIRATQAHVLVLDLSMPGRNGIELIKQIKEEKPDLRILVLTMHAEQQYAVRAFKAGASGYLTKESASAELVGAVTKVASGGVYVSLAMAERFAQNLNEPADTLPHQRLSDREFDVFRRLVEGQSITGIANELCVSVKTISTHKTRILEKMQMPNENGLVRYAIRHKLFDDENDL, encoded by the coding sequence ATGATCAAGGTGTTGCTGGCCGACGACCACACGCTCGTGCGCGACGGACTGCGCCATATCCTGCAGCAAGCGAACGGCTTCGAGGTAGCCGGCGAAGCGTGCGACAGCGCGACGACGATCGCGCTGATCCGCGCGACCCAGGCACACGTGCTCGTGCTCGACCTGTCGATGCCGGGGCGCAACGGCATTGAACTGATCAAGCAGATCAAGGAGGAAAAACCCGATCTGCGAATTCTGGTGCTGACGATGCACGCCGAGCAGCAATACGCGGTGCGTGCGTTCAAGGCGGGCGCATCGGGCTATCTGACCAAGGAAAGCGCGAGCGCGGAACTGGTCGGCGCGGTGACGAAAGTCGCGTCGGGGGGCGTCTATGTGAGCCTCGCGATGGCCGAACGCTTCGCGCAGAATCTGAACGAGCCGGCCGACACGCTGCCGCACCAGCGCTTGTCCGACCGCGAATTCGACGTGTTCCGGCGCCTCGTCGAAGGCCAGAGCATCACCGGGATCGCCAACGAACTTTGCGTCAGCGTGAAAACGATCAGCACGCACAAGACCCGCATCCTCGAAAAAATGCAGATGCCGAACGAGAACGGGCTGGTTCGCTATGCGATCCGCCATAAGCTGTTCGACGACGAGAACGATTTGTAG
- a CDS encoding bifunctional aminoglycoside phosphotransferase/ATP-binding protein, translating into MSAPPSRKPSARRADATLHGSLHVANRLRAARRSLRGLDATLRRPGTYRHPAGGIVRIETHISVVYLAGRFAYKIIKPVAPGFADFTSASTRQRCCEAQLRLNRPLARGIYAAVIPIARRAGVLALGAGGVAVEHVVKMRRFDEAMLFSSLAANGALTPRDIDGAAKRLADYHLSAPRNAPSSRYGSATLVRAQIETINAPLLANCSHPALPGIAAWCARQLDELAPLIERRRAEGFVRGCHGDLHLDNVVRWRGAIAMFDCIDFDDALRWIDVAADVAFLVMDLCARAQPRLANRLLNRWLETSGDYAALSLMPLYIAYRALVRAWVACLKAGHVAGRNVALPQPALRYLEVARAQTQKPRPVLLLCHGFSGSGKSVASRALADLCGAVRVSSDAERKRMRPASDAQMALGAEHYTQAARHAIYDHLLGLTHGVLQTGHSVIVDATFLESSQRGTFLALAERLGVPARILDFRADPAVLAQRIEARRRGPRDLSDADTATLARQLANADVLTPAEQALTLSFDTAVPMAAFDSPAFWRPVIDLMQPGIETVAAASRVTDTAR; encoded by the coding sequence ATGAGTGCGCCGCCGAGCCGCAAGCCTTCCGCGCGCCGAGCCGATGCCACACTTCACGGCAGCCTGCATGTCGCCAACCGATTGCGCGCCGCGCGTCGCAGCCTGCGCGGACTCGACGCGACGCTGCGCAGGCCGGGCACCTACCGTCATCCGGCGGGCGGGATCGTCAGAATCGAAACGCATATATCCGTCGTGTATCTCGCCGGGCGCTTCGCGTACAAGATCATCAAACCCGTCGCACCAGGCTTCGCGGACTTTACCTCCGCCTCGACACGCCAGCGCTGCTGCGAAGCCCAGCTCCGCCTGAACCGGCCACTCGCGCGAGGTATCTACGCCGCCGTGATACCGATTGCGCGCCGTGCCGGCGTGCTGGCGCTCGGCGCCGGCGGCGTCGCCGTCGAGCACGTGGTCAAGATGCGCCGCTTCGACGAGGCGATGCTCTTTTCGAGTCTCGCGGCGAACGGAGCACTGACGCCGCGCGACATCGACGGCGCGGCGAAGCGGCTCGCCGACTATCACCTGAGCGCACCCCGCAACGCGCCCTCGTCGCGCTACGGCAGCGCGACGCTGGTGCGAGCCCAGATCGAAACGATCAACGCACCGCTGCTGGCCAATTGCAGCCATCCCGCGCTGCCCGGCATTGCCGCGTGGTGCGCGCGACAGCTCGACGAACTCGCGCCGCTGATCGAGCGGCGCCGCGCCGAGGGTTTCGTGCGCGGCTGCCACGGCGATCTGCATCTCGACAACGTGGTGCGCTGGCGCGGCGCCATCGCGATGTTCGACTGTATCGACTTCGACGATGCGCTACGCTGGATCGACGTCGCGGCGGATGTCGCGTTTCTCGTGATGGACCTGTGCGCGCGAGCGCAACCTCGTCTCGCCAATCGCCTGTTGAACCGTTGGCTGGAAACGTCGGGCGACTATGCGGCGCTGTCTCTGATGCCCTTGTACATCGCGTATCGGGCGCTGGTGCGGGCGTGGGTCGCGTGCCTGAAAGCGGGGCACGTGGCGGGCCGCAACGTCGCGCTCCCGCAACCGGCCCTGCGCTACCTCGAGGTCGCGCGGGCGCAAACGCAGAAGCCGCGACCCGTTCTGCTGCTGTGTCATGGCTTTTCCGGTTCGGGAAAATCGGTCGCGAGCCGCGCTCTGGCGGACCTGTGCGGCGCGGTGCGCGTGTCGAGCGATGCGGAACGCAAGCGCATGCGGCCAGCGTCCGACGCGCAAATGGCGCTCGGCGCCGAACACTACACGCAAGCTGCGCGTCACGCGATCTACGATCACCTGCTTGGACTCACGCACGGCGTGCTGCAAACCGGCCACAGTGTGATCGTCGACGCGACCTTTCTCGAATCGAGTCAGCGCGGCACGTTTTTGGCACTCGCCGAACGGCTTGGCGTACCGGCCCGCATTCTCGACTTTCGTGCCGACCCAGCGGTGCTCGCGCAACGCATCGAAGCGCGCCGGCGTGGTCCGCGCGATCTCTCCGACGCGGACACCGCCACGCTCGCGCGTCAACTCGCGAACGCCGACGTACTGACGCCGGCAGAACAGGCGCTGACCTTGTCGTTCGACACCGCGGTACCGATGGCAGCGTTCGACTCGCCCGCGTTCTGGCGACCGGTGATCGACTTGATGCAGCCGGGTATCGAAACCGTCGCGGCTGCGTCGCGTGTTACGGATACCGCTCGTTAG